Proteins from one Bacteroidota bacterium genomic window:
- a CDS encoding PKD domain-containing protein: MKKLLMIISILISLGFSANASHIAGCDLSYTCLSGNTYLITLTFYRDCSGIAEPGSTSINFTSSCQSFSTVLYKVAPTAGVEVTPACPGMQTTCNGGSLYGIKKFVYQGQVTLPACANWTMSYSLGARNPSNTIQNPTSANMYIEAKLNNLVAPCNSSPVFSNPPSTIICSGQQFCFNHGAIDPDGDSLVYSMVTPFNLGPGSSTPYVIYLPGYSAQQPLPSSPPVTIDPVTGDICMTPTQNITTVFAVLVEEWRTINGVPVMIGSVLRDMQLAVIPCSNLLPTLSGINPNATQYNVADSNYTLNVCLGDTIDFSIFSRDIDVPAQNLTMTWNSGIPAGTWSVTGNNTPNVTGHFYWVPAPGYVSNSPYCFTVTIQDDHCPYFGTQIFSYCLTVTGINVDLNQPHDTTLCIGTPMNLIASHDTNALNFYWYVDGVLTTPVNDSTFFVNTNLLGPGVHTIQVEADNGILTYCKGHDYINITVGALPIVTFSQISNVCMSDTPFALTQGNPSGGTYSGPGVTNGVFSPNAAGPGTWMLTYYYSDANHCSATATQNITVNQNPVVVFAPLSSVCTNTPPFQLTSATPSGGNYTGTGVSNNIFSPAVADSGTFTITYIYTNSSNCSDTATQDIKVNYVPTSLFTVTTPLCSFSDSSLITYTGNAYDTANYSWNFDGGSVNPSGGGNGPFHVEWTVPGIKTVTLTVTQNGCTSASSSQQVAVSNIQTAMTPVSDVLCYGGNNGSATVTASSGISPYHYLWNTTPVQNTATANNLQAGTYIVSVTDTSGCFASDTVTITEPTQLYAQIDTTTKVNCFGGSDAWAHVNAGGGTQPYQYSWSAGTPNGPLVNGLTAGNYTVTVRDSNNCTVVVPFSITQNPPLNLNLMPTDEGCAGECNGSVASIASGGVPPYHYHWSTAGNDTLMIMNLCTGNYSLTLTDSLGCTLQAGPATIATNTLINAYAGADPQEGILPMSVNFSSSGNGATIYYWDFGDGSNSAAENPSHTYNTDGTFTISLTVNSGIPDFCEDKVTITVIVHKPSSIIIPNVFTPNGDGSNDEFRVKSEGLVSESMVIYNRWGKKMYEWNVVNGSWNGLKEGGAQSSDGVYYYIFTARGFDKSEYNNTGTVTLLR, from the coding sequence ATGAAAAAGTTATTAATGATTATTTCAATATTAATTAGTCTTGGTTTTTCGGCAAACGCAAGCCACATTGCAGGCTGCGACCTTTCTTATACCTGCCTCAGCGGAAACACGTATCTGATAACGCTCACATTTTACAGAGACTGCTCCGGCATAGCGGAACCGGGCAGTACAAGCATCAACTTCACATCTTCATGTCAGTCATTTTCAACTGTTTTATACAAAGTGGCACCTACTGCGGGAGTTGAAGTTACACCGGCATGTCCCGGTATGCAAACAACCTGCAACGGAGGCTCACTTTATGGAATTAAGAAATTTGTATATCAGGGACAGGTAACCCTGCCTGCCTGTGCCAACTGGACGATGTCGTACTCTCTGGGTGCGAGAAATCCGTCAAATACTATCCAAAACCCAACAAGCGCCAATATGTATATCGAAGCGAAGCTGAACAATCTGGTTGCGCCCTGCAATAGCTCCCCGGTATTTTCAAATCCGCCGTCAACAATCATTTGCAGCGGCCAACAGTTCTGTTTCAATCATGGCGCTATCGATCCTGATGGCGATTCACTGGTATATTCCATGGTTACTCCGTTTAATCTGGGACCGGGAAGTTCAACACCTTACGTTATTTACCTGCCCGGGTACTCGGCTCAACAGCCGTTGCCATCATCACCGCCTGTTACAATTGACCCGGTAACAGGCGATATTTGCATGACGCCGACGCAAAATATCACCACGGTATTTGCCGTGCTGGTTGAGGAATGGCGCACCATAAACGGCGTTCCGGTTATGATAGGCTCCGTGTTGCGCGATATGCAGCTGGCAGTCATTCCATGCAGCAATCTACTTCCCACGTTAAGCGGCATCAACCCGAATGCAACACAATACAATGTTGCTGATTCAAATTACACTTTGAATGTCTGCCTGGGTGACACTATTGATTTCAGCATATTCTCGCGGGATATTGATGTTCCGGCACAAAATCTGACCATGACGTGGAACAGCGGAATTCCTGCCGGTACATGGTCGGTTACCGGAAACAACACACCCAATGTTACCGGACATTTTTACTGGGTGCCGGCGCCCGGCTATGTAAGCAACTCACCCTATTGTTTCACAGTTACAATTCAGGACGACCATTGCCCCTACTTTGGCACCCAGATTTTCTCATACTGTTTAACGGTTACGGGAATAAACGTAGATCTGAACCAGCCGCACGACACTACACTCTGCATCGGAACACCCATGAATCTTATTGCCTCTCACGATACCAACGCGCTAAATTTCTACTGGTATGTTGATGGTGTATTGACAACACCTGTAAATGATAGTACTTTCTTTGTAAACACAAATCTGCTTGGTCCCGGTGTGCATACCATCCAAGTGGAAGCCGATAACGGGATTCTCACCTATTGCAAGGGACATGACTATATAAACATTACAGTGGGGGCACTACCGATTGTAACATTCAGTCAGATAAGCAACGTTTGTATGAGCGATACACCTTTCGCGCTCACTCAGGGAAATCCTTCAGGAGGCACTTATTCAGGACCGGGAGTTACTAACGGAGTATTCAGTCCTAATGCGGCAGGGCCGGGTACATGGATGTTAACTTACTATTACAGCGATGCCAACCATTGCAGCGCAACAGCTACCCAAAATATTACTGTGAACCAGAATCCTGTAGTGGTGTTTGCCCCTCTGTCAAGCGTTTGTACCAACACACCACCATTTCAGCTTACTTCCGCAACGCCCTCGGGTGGCAATTATACAGGAACAGGCGTAAGTAATAATATATTCTCACCTGCAGTGGCTGATAGCGGTACATTCACAATAACCTACATTTATACAAATTCGAGCAACTGCTCCGATACGGCAACACAGGATATTAAAGTTAACTATGTACCGACATCTTTATTCACAGTAACAACGCCCCTGTGTTCGTTTTCCGATTCCTCGCTGATAACCTACACAGGCAATGCTTATGATACAGCAAACTATTCATGGAACTTTGATGGCGGTTCGGTCAATCCGTCGGGTGGCGGGAATGGTCCTTTTCATGTGGAATGGACAGTGCCGGGCATAAAAACCGTCACGCTGACTGTAACGCAGAACGGCTGCACATCGGCATCGTCGTCGCAGCAGGTGGCAGTAAGCAACATACAAACCGCAATGACCCCAGTCAGCGATGTACTTTGTTACGGGGGAAATAATGGTTCTGCAACTGTAACCGCAAGCAGCGGTATCAGCCCATACCATTATTTATGGAACACAACACCGGTTCAAAATACGGCAACAGCAAATAATTTGCAGGCAGGAACGTATATTGTTTCAGTTACTGATACGTCGGGCTGCTTTGCCAGCGACACGGTTACCATTACGGAACCAACACAGCTGTATGCGCAGATTGATACTACAACAAAAGTAAATTGTTTCGGCGGAAGTGACGCCTGGGCGCATGTTAACGCCGGTGGTGGCACACAACCCTATCAATATAGCTGGTCGGCGGGTACACCGAACGGACCGTTAGTAAACGGATTGACCGCCGGCAATTATACCGTTACGGTTCGTGACAGCAACAACTGCACCGTGGTGGTTCCATTTTCCATTACTCAAAATCCACCACTGAACTTGAATCTGATGCCCACTGATGAAGGATGCGCCGGGGAGTGTAATGGCTCAGTTGCATCCATTGCTTCGGGTGGCGTACCGCCCTATCATTATCATTGGTCAACAGCCGGAAACGATACGCTTATGATTATGAACCTCTGCACCGGAAATTATTCGCTTACACTGACCGATTCGCTTGGCTGCACCCTGCAGGCCGGTCCTGCAACAATAGCCACCAACACGCTGATAAATGCCTATGCCGGTGCCGACCCTCAGGAAGGCATCCTTCCAATGAGTGTGAACTTTTCTTCATCAGGAAACGGTGCAACCATTTATTATTGGGATTTTGGTGATGGCAGCAACTCGGCAGCAGAAAACCCTTCTCACACGTATAATACAGATGGAACCTTTACCATATCACTGACCGTTAACAGCGGCATACCTGATTTTTGTGAAGATAAAGTTACCATTACGGTGATTGTCCATAAACCATCGTCCATCATCATCCCCAATGTTTTCACCCCTAACGGCGATGGCTCAAATGATGAATTCCGCGTTAAATCTGAAGGCCTTGTTTCGGAATCTATGGTAATCTATAACCGCTGGGGCAAAAAAATGTACGAATGGAACGTGGTAAATGGCTCCTGGAATGGCCTGAAAGAGGGCGGTGCACAATCCAGCGACGGCGTGTATTATTATATTTTTACCGCTCGCGGATTTGATAAATCCGAGTACAACAACACCGGTACTGTGACACTTCTCAGATAA
- a CDS encoding radical SAM protein has protein sequence MKILLINPPRSPINNILAYAPAEAKRFIHKKLIGPPLGLLTIAAAAKDHDVEVLEMKGEYDLHPDSPAPDMLVRSVLASFKPDVVGVTFIASEFYAGMDIFRTVKNFDPGIKTVAGGLHTVLSLRDFDDACVDFVCPGQSADVFMNLIHALEQNAAPDSVGGLYFRKDDAMVKASAPRSVWDACNVNFIRPDRSKIKKWISTYTVGGRIEPSTYIFTSLGCPHECSFCSIWPQFGKQFYQRDLESIIDELKAVDDYPIVRFSDANTIVDAAFISRLFDRILEEGIRKEYIMDIRFDTAVAYPELIEKLARGGLKVVICGFESYREEELIKYKKGADAKLISQAIEIFHKNGVSLRGNYVIPPDYTEDDFKAMADYASSHPVVYAGYTILTPMPGTTYYQEVKKNIIDHDLAKYNFFNSVMQTALPIEKFYENTGKLWLIKKGTDVI, from the coding sequence ATGAAGATACTGCTGATAAATCCGCCGCGCTCGCCCATCAATAATATCCTTGCTTATGCTCCGGCAGAAGCAAAGCGTTTCATTCATAAGAAACTGATTGGCCCGCCACTCGGTCTGCTCACCATTGCTGCCGCTGCTAAAGACCATGATGTAGAAGTTCTGGAGATGAAAGGCGAATACGACCTTCATCCTGATTCGCCCGCACCCGATATGCTGGTGCGCAGTGTTCTCGCTTCCTTCAAACCCGATGTGGTGGGCGTTACCTTTATAGCTTCCGAGTTTTATGCAGGCATGGATATTTTCCGCACGGTTAAAAATTTTGACCCGGGCATTAAAACCGTTGCCGGAGGTTTGCACACTGTGTTATCGCTGCGCGATTTCGACGATGCCTGTGTTGATTTTGTGTGTCCCGGACAGTCGGCCGATGTATTCATGAATCTGATTCATGCACTTGAACAGAATGCCGCTCCCGACAGCGTGGGTGGTCTTTATTTTAGGAAAGATGATGCCATGGTGAAGGCATCTGCTCCGCGCTCAGTCTGGGATGCGTGCAATGTCAATTTTATCCGGCCCGACCGTTCCAAAATAAAAAAGTGGATCAGTACGTACACTGTTGGCGGGCGCATTGAACCCTCGACCTATATTTTTACTTCGCTCGGATGTCCGCACGAATGTTCGTTTTGTTCCATCTGGCCGCAGTTCGGCAAACAATTCTATCAGCGCGATCTGGAAAGCATTATTGATGAGCTGAAAGCTGTGGACGATTATCCGATTGTCCGTTTTTCCGATGCCAATACCATTGTTGATGCCGCATTCATCAGCCGGCTGTTCGACCGCATTCTTGAAGAGGGTATCCGCAAAGAATATATTATGGATATACGTTTCGATACGGCTGTTGCGTATCCTGAACTTATAGAAAAACTGGCTAGAGGCGGATTGAAAGTGGTCATCTGCGGATTTGAATCTTACCGCGAAGAAGAATTGATAAAATATAAAAAGGGCGCCGACGCTAAACTCATCAGTCAGGCTATTGAGATATTTCACAAAAATGGTGTTTCGCTGCGCGGAAATTATGTGATACCGCCTGATTATACCGAAGATGATTTTAAGGCTATGGCCGATTATGCATCGTCGCACCCTGTGGTATATGCCGGCTATACCATCCTAACGCCCATGCCCGGCACAACGTATTATCAGGAAGTGAAAAAGAATATCATCGACCACGATCTGGCGAAATATAATTTCTTTAACAGCGTGATGCAGACGGCACTGCCGATTGAGAAATTCTACGAGAATACCGGAAAGCTCTGGCTGATAAAGAAAGGAACCGACGTTATTTGA